The genomic region GCGGCAATGCCAGCGCGATCCGTTTTCCGCGCGCGAAGCTAAAAAAATCTCCCTACGAATTCAGTTTCAGCGGTATCAAGACTTCGGTGTGGCATTATTTGAAAACTCAAAGCGAGGCGCAGTGGCAAGCGCAACGCGCCGACATCGCCGCCAGCTTTCAAGAAGCGGTGGTCGATATGTTGATCAACCCGACGCTCAAAGCCGCTACAAATCTGTCTGTCGGTCGCATCGTGCTCGCCGGCGGCGTGGCGGCGAATAGCCGGCTGCGCGCCAAGATGAAAGAAAAAGCCGAAGCGGCAGGGCTGCAAGTTTTCTGTCCGGCGCCAAAATTTTGCACCGATAACGCGGCGATGATCGCGCTGGCTGGATATCATTGGCTCCAGCGCGGCCGGCGCGACGACGAGCGCTTAAACGCCGACGCCGATCTCACTTTGTAAACCGGCGCGATGTCTCTGGCGGTTAAGGTCGGCAAAAAATTGTGACCCTTTACGAAGAAGTGCGCGCGTTGTTGCGCGAGACCGAGTTTCGCCCGAAGAAAAGCCGCGGCCAAAACTTTTTGATTCATGAGCCGGTCATCGAGTCGATCGTGCGACTGCTCGCGCTCGACGACAGCGATGGCGTGGTCGAGATCGGTCCCGGTTTGGGTTTTCTCACCCGCCGCTTGCTCGAACGGGCCGGGGAAGTCTGGGCGGTGGAAATCGACGACGCTTTGGTCGCGCGGCTGCGCCAAAGCGGTATGGATGACCCATCGAAATTGCACTTGATTCACGGCGATATTCTGGCGCTGCCGTTGCTGGAAATGTTGCCGGCAAAAAAACTCAAACTCGCCGGTAATTTGCCCTACAGTATTGCCACGCCGGTGTTGTTTCGCATTTTTGACTGGCGCGCGCGTTTTTCGCGCTTGGTTTTAATGGTCCAGAAGGAAGTCGCCGAGCGCATCGCCAGTGCGCCGGGGAGCAAGGATTACGGCACGCTGTCGGTGTGGTGCCAGTTGCACGGCCGGGTGGCTGACAAAGTGCAGGTGTCGCCGGAGGCGTTTTATCCGCGCCCGAAGGTGCGCTCGACGGTGCTGCAAATCGAGCTCTTCGACGAGCCGTTGATTGCCGCGGCGGATTTGCCGACCATGCGCGGCTTGGTGCGCGCCGCGTTCGGTCAGCGGCGCAAAACGTTGAGCAATAATTTGACCAGCTGGTTGAAACACGAGCGTGCTGAAATCGACAACTTCTTGCGCGTCTGCGATGTCGACCCCAAGCGGCGCGGCGAGACCCTCAGTGTCGCGGAATTCATCAAGCTCGCGGCAGCCGTAAAGCAAATGAATTTACTGACAACTGATAACTAACAACTGAGAAATTTTTCCTATGCCCGAACTTCCCGAAGTCGAAACCGTGTGCCGTAGTCTGCGGCCCCATTTGCTTGGCCGGCGCATTCGCCGCGTCGAAGTGCTGGAGCCGCGTTTGCGGGTGGCGGTGGATGTGAAGGCGTTGCAAGCCTTGGCCGGCCGACGCATTGACGCCATCGAACGACGCGCCAAGTATATCCTGATTCAACTGTCGGCGAACTCGGTCTGGCTGTTTCATCTCGGCATGTCGGGCAAATTGATTTGCACCAGCGCCGGCGCGGCACGGCGCAAGCATGACCACATTATTGTCAGCCTCGATGACGGCGGCGAGCTGCGCTATCACGACCCGCGCCGTTTCGGTTTGTCGTTGGTGACCGATCGCAATGGGTTATCCGAGCTCGCGCAGCTGCGTGCTCTAGGCGTCGATCCTTTCGGCGCCGCTCTCACCGGCGCATATTTGTTTGGCTTTACCCGGCGTTCGGACCGGCGCATTCGCGATTTATTGTTAGACCAGCAGATCGTCGCCGGTCTGGGTAACATTTACGCCAACGAGATTCTCGCCATTACCGGCGTCAGACCGACGACGCGGGCGCGCCGCTTGACGCGGCGCCAAGTTGCCGACATCGCCGGCGCGATCCCGCGTCTACTCAAGGACGCCATCCGCTGGTGCGGCACGTCATTTTCAGATTACCGCGATGCCGACGACAAGTCGGGCGAGTTTCAAAATCATCTGCGGGTGTACGACCGGGACGGCGAAAAATGCCGCGGCTGTCCGAGCATTATCAAGCGCGTCGCCATCGGCAACCGCAGCGCGTTTTACTGCCCGACGTGCCAGAAGTGAAGGTTGTCGCGGGAATTCGGTTACACCACGAAGGCACGAAGGACCCGAAGGTTTCGGAGTTCTGATTTCTTAAACTTCGTGCTCTTCGTGTCCTTCGTGGTGAAGTGAGTTATCGTCGGTTCGGCACGACTTCACGGCGCGAGCTGTATTGGGCACACCAGAATCATGTCCACTCCCAGTAACAAAAAACTTTTTTCGCCGCTGTGTCATCGCGACTTTCGGTTGTTTTGGACCGGCTTGCTGCTTTCCAGCGTCGGCAGCCAATTCACCACCGTGGCGATGGCGTGGCAGATTTATGAGTTGACCAACTCACCGTTGCAGATCGGCATGATCGGTTTGGCGCGCGCGGTGCCGCAGATGGTGATTCTGTTGTTCGGCGGGTTGCTCGCCGATGCGATCAATCGGCGCAAGCTCATGATGCTCACCCAGGGGAGTTTGTTTTTCGTTTCGGGCACACTGGCGCTTGTGACCTTGGGCGGACAGATGACGTCGCTGAAACTTTACCTCGTCGCGGTGTTCTTGGCGTTGTTCAGTTCGTTGGAAGCGCCGTCGCGCCACGCCATCGTGACTAATTTAGTTCCGGCCGAAGATTTGACCCAGGCGCTGGCGATGTCGAGCACGCAAAGACAAATCGCCACCATCGCCGGCCCGTCCATCGCCGGCGTCGTTTTGGCGCTGGCGGGGCCGAGCCTCTGCTACGCCATCGACGCGCTGTCATGGTTGGTCATGTTCGGTGCGCTGAAGTTGATTCGCACGCCGCTGCCCGAGCGCGGCGGCTGGCGCAACATCTCGTTCGCGTCACTCGACTCCGGTTTTCGTTTCGTCTGGCACCACGCGGTGATCTTTCCGTTCCTGATGATGGATCTGGGCGCGAATTTGTTCGGCACCATCCGTTCGCTTTATCCGATTTACGCCCGCGATATTCTCGCCGTCGGGCCGAAGGGTTTGGGTTTGCTCTACGCCGCCGGCGCCGCCGGTTCGTTGATCGGCGCGTTTGGCTTCAGCGTTTGGGGGCCGGTGCGCCAAGCGGGACGATGGATTTTGTTCGGCGTGACGATTTACGGACTTTCGCTTTTGGGCTTCGCGTATTCGCGAGTGTTGGCGTTGTCGGTGCTATTTCTCATCGGTTCGGGAATCGGCGATACCATCAGCGCGATCTTGCGCGCGACGATCAATCAGCTGAGCGCGTCCGACGAGCTGCGCGGCCGCATGTCGTCGATCAACAGCGTGTTCACCAACAGTGGACCGCAACTCGGACAGTTCCAAGCCGGCGCGCTCGCCGCGGTCATCGGCGCGGAGTTTTCCGTGATGACCGGCGCGCTGATTATTCTCGCCATCGTCGGCGTGCTCGTGGTGCGCTTCCCCAATCTGCGCGATTATCGCATCGCCGGCGGCGCGCAGTGAAGTTGGTGCATTGAGAAAATCCCCCCTTATCCCCCCTTTTTCAAAGAGGGGACTCTTCAAAACCTTTGCTTAGAGAATGATAACGATGCGCTGCTAGCGCGACGGCAGGTGGCGCAGTTTTTTGTCGACGCCAAACAGTTCGATGAAGGCGCCGAAGACGCTTTCGCTCAACTGCTGCAAGCGGGCGATGTGCTCGGGCGTTTCGCGGT from Deltaproteobacteria bacterium harbors:
- a CDS encoding MFS transporter, which codes for MSTPSNKKLFSPLCHRDFRLFWTGLLLSSVGSQFTTVAMAWQIYELTNSPLQIGMIGLARAVPQMVILLFGGLLADAINRRKLMMLTQGSLFFVSGTLALVTLGGQMTSLKLYLVAVFLALFSSLEAPSRHAIVTNLVPAEDLTQALAMSSTQRQIATIAGPSIAGVVLALAGPSLCYAIDALSWLVMFGALKLIRTPLPERGGWRNISFASLDSGFRFVWHHAVIFPFLMMDLGANLFGTIRSLYPIYARDILAVGPKGLGLLYAAGAAGSLIGAFGFSVWGPVRQAGRWILFGVTIYGLSLLGFAYSRVLALSVLFLIGSGIGDTISAILRATINQLSASDELRGRMSSINSVFTNSGPQLGQFQAGALAAVIGAEFSVMTGALIILAIVGVLVVRFPNLRDYRIAGGAQ
- the mutM gene encoding bifunctional DNA-formamidopyrimidine glycosylase/DNA-(apurinic or apyrimidinic site) lyase gives rise to the protein MPELPEVETVCRSLRPHLLGRRIRRVEVLEPRLRVAVDVKALQALAGRRIDAIERRAKYILIQLSANSVWLFHLGMSGKLICTSAGAARRKHDHIIVSLDDGGELRYHDPRRFGLSLVTDRNGLSELAQLRALGVDPFGAALTGAYLFGFTRRSDRRIRDLLLDQQIVAGLGNIYANEILAITGVRPTTRARRLTRRQVADIAGAIPRLLKDAIRWCGTSFSDYRDADDKSGEFQNHLRVYDRDGEKCRGCPSIIKRVAIGNRSAFYCPTCQK
- the rsmA gene encoding 16S rRNA (adenine(1518)-N(6)/adenine(1519)-N(6))-dimethyltransferase RsmA — translated: MVTLYEEVRALLRETEFRPKKSRGQNFLIHEPVIESIVRLLALDDSDGVVEIGPGLGFLTRRLLERAGEVWAVEIDDALVARLRQSGMDDPSKLHLIHGDILALPLLEMLPAKKLKLAGNLPYSIATPVLFRIFDWRARFSRLVLMVQKEVAERIASAPGSKDYGTLSVWCQLHGRVADKVQVSPEAFYPRPKVRSTVLQIELFDEPLIAAADLPTMRGLVRAAFGQRRKTLSNNLTSWLKHERAEIDNFLRVCDVDPKRRGETLSVAEFIKLAAAVKQMNLLTTDN